A genome region from Stenotrophomonas maltophilia includes the following:
- a CDS encoding TonB-dependent receptor domain-containing protein, translated as MAQRHRVRSSLSRPLLTSAVLAAMAAPAFAHAEIAGAPQTLDKVVVTASGFEQKVVDAPASISVVSREELSKRPYTNLVDALRDVEGIDVGLEATDKNGRATISMRGLPSEYTLVLIDGRRQSNVGQLYPNNFGGGQFAYLPPLDAIERIEVVRGPMSTLYGSDAMGGVINIITRRNQHSWHGAVTQGFTVQQDDQFGDARTTDLYLSGPLLKERLSLAVRGSYYDAKASNPEWDALTLPDGTLWERSIGFGGGGKSVANTNWNTGVRLDFRVNDDHELWLDYDVSRQKYDNSEGQTGTLDSLASLWRVGNAVIPNPNGSGTVTRRVVQPRVGYTAYQRYERDQLSLTHQGRYSFGTWQTSLTHSKSSNLGRSLPLTLDERANLQTLWNDVCRRTGAANNCAAGRGNALTALNPSEMARLQAFLPRPLRTMELEGYVLDTMLDLDFGAHKLAVGGQYNDTDMIDGVFGMDGAGYRSNTKQKHRMWALFAEDNWALTDALTATFGLRYDDHNIFGSHLSPRGYLVWNASDAWTFKGGVSTGYKTPRPDQLFPGITGFGGQGVLPLVGSPNLKPETSTNYELAAYFEGQRWGFNVTGFFNKFEDKIASGGTFPNCEVAPASSGYCVDIGPGWAALGYSTFTQSVNIDKAETRGAELAGHIDLLDTLQLRGNYTWTRSEQTSGPQKGLPITGTTPARHMANASLNWQLNEAISLSLIGEGRYDRYRDTLLDANGVSQTRYYEDYTLFHLGGSWKATPWLTVNARVNNLFDKNFVSQSCLLISQSEFNCVDDYATKDQRRSYWISLNAKF; from the coding sequence ATGGCCCAGCGCCATCGTGTCCGTTCGTCCCTGTCCCGCCCCCTGCTGACCAGCGCCGTGCTGGCGGCGATGGCGGCCCCTGCTTTCGCACATGCAGAGATCGCCGGCGCCCCGCAGACGCTGGACAAGGTGGTGGTCACCGCCTCCGGCTTCGAACAGAAGGTGGTCGATGCGCCGGCCAGCATCAGCGTGGTCAGCCGCGAGGAGCTGAGCAAGCGCCCGTATACCAACCTGGTCGATGCGCTGCGCGACGTCGAAGGCATCGACGTCGGCCTGGAGGCCACCGACAAGAACGGCCGCGCCACCATCTCGATGCGCGGCCTGCCGTCCGAATACACCCTGGTGCTGATCGACGGCCGCCGCCAGAGCAATGTCGGCCAGCTGTACCCGAACAACTTCGGCGGCGGCCAGTTCGCCTACCTGCCGCCGCTGGACGCGATCGAACGCATCGAAGTGGTGCGCGGCCCGATGTCCACGCTGTACGGCTCAGATGCGATGGGCGGCGTCATCAACATCATCACCCGCCGCAACCAGCACAGCTGGCACGGCGCCGTGACCCAGGGCTTCACCGTGCAGCAGGATGACCAGTTCGGTGATGCACGCACCACCGACCTGTACCTCAGCGGCCCGCTGCTGAAGGAGCGCCTCAGCCTGGCAGTGCGCGGCAGCTACTACGATGCCAAGGCATCGAATCCGGAATGGGATGCACTGACCCTGCCCGACGGCACGCTGTGGGAGCGCAGCATCGGCTTCGGTGGCGGTGGCAAGTCGGTGGCCAACACCAACTGGAACACCGGCGTGCGCCTGGACTTCCGCGTCAACGATGACCACGAGCTGTGGCTGGACTACGACGTGTCGCGGCAGAAGTACGACAACAGCGAAGGCCAGACCGGCACCCTGGACAGCCTGGCCAGCCTATGGCGCGTCGGCAATGCGGTCATCCCGAACCCGAACGGCAGCGGCACGGTCACCCGCCGCGTGGTGCAGCCGCGCGTGGGCTACACCGCCTACCAGCGCTACGAGCGCGACCAGCTGTCGCTGACCCACCAGGGCCGCTACAGCTTCGGCACCTGGCAGACCTCGCTGACCCACAGCAAGAGCAGCAACCTCGGCCGCTCGCTGCCGTTGACCCTGGACGAGCGTGCCAACCTGCAGACGCTGTGGAATGACGTCTGCCGTCGCACCGGCGCGGCCAACAACTGCGCGGCCGGCCGTGGCAATGCGCTGACCGCACTCAATCCCAGCGAAATGGCGCGCCTGCAGGCGTTCCTGCCGCGTCCGCTGCGCACCATGGAACTGGAAGGCTACGTGCTCGACACGATGCTGGATCTGGACTTCGGCGCGCACAAGCTCGCTGTCGGCGGCCAGTACAACGACACCGACATGATCGACGGCGTGTTCGGCATGGACGGCGCCGGCTACCGCAGCAACACCAAGCAGAAGCACCGCATGTGGGCGCTGTTCGCCGAGGACAATTGGGCGCTGACCGATGCCCTCACTGCCACCTTCGGCCTGCGCTACGACGACCACAACATCTTCGGCAGCCATCTCAGCCCGCGCGGCTACCTGGTGTGGAACGCCAGCGATGCGTGGACCTTCAAGGGCGGCGTCAGCACCGGCTACAAGACCCCGCGTCCGGACCAGCTGTTCCCGGGCATCACCGGCTTCGGTGGCCAGGGCGTGCTGCCACTGGTGGGTTCGCCGAACCTGAAGCCTGAAACCAGCACCAACTACGAACTGGCCGCGTACTTCGAAGGCCAGCGCTGGGGCTTCAACGTCACCGGCTTCTTCAACAAATTCGAGGACAAGATCGCCAGCGGTGGCACCTTCCCGAACTGCGAAGTGGCGCCGGCCAGCAGCGGCTACTGCGTGGACATCGGCCCGGGCTGGGCCGCGCTGGGCTACAGCACCTTCACCCAGAGCGTGAACATCGACAAGGCCGAGACCCGCGGCGCCGAACTGGCCGGCCACATCGACCTTCTCGACACCCTGCAGCTGCGCGGCAACTACACCTGGACCAGGAGCGAGCAGACCAGTGGCCCGCAGAAGGGTCTGCCGATCACCGGCACCACCCCGGCCAGGCACATGGCCAATGCCAGCCTGAACTGGCAGCTCAACGAGGCCATCAGCCTGTCGCTGATCGGCGAGGGCCGCTACGACCGCTACCGCGACACCCTGCTCGACGCCAACGGCGTCAGCCAGACCCGTTACTACGAGGACTACACCCTCTTCCACCTGGGTGGCAGCTGGAAGGCCACGCCATGGCTGACGGTGAACGCGCGGGTCAACAACCTGTTCGACAAGAACTTCGTCTCGCAGTCGTGCCTGCTGATCAGCCAGAGCGAGTTCAACTGCGTGGACGACTACGCGACCAAGGACCAGCGCCGCAGCTACTGGATTTCGTTGAACGCGAAGTTCTGA
- a CDS encoding Fe2+-dependent dioxygenase, producing MLLHIPDILSAAQVAEFRRRLDVADWTDGRETVGHLGAQAKHNQQLPEASPLRRELGETVLVALARHPLFFSAALPLKYLPPRFNRYSGGGTYGFHVDGAVMNLANGEQLRSDISCTLFLSDPDEYEGGELIISDTYGEHEVKLPAGDLIVYPSSSLHQVRPVTRGARVASFFWVQSMIRDDVQRRLLWEMDSSIERLRQTGGDTEAVLQLTGVYHNLLRRWSEV from the coding sequence ATGCTGCTGCACATCCCCGACATCCTCAGCGCCGCGCAGGTGGCCGAGTTCCGCCGCCGCCTCGACGTCGCCGACTGGACCGATGGCCGCGAGACGGTTGGCCATCTGGGTGCGCAGGCCAAGCACAACCAGCAGCTGCCCGAGGCCTCGCCGCTGCGCCGCGAGCTGGGCGAGACCGTCCTCGTCGCGCTGGCCCGGCACCCGCTGTTCTTCAGCGCGGCGCTGCCACTGAAGTACCTGCCGCCACGCTTCAACCGCTACAGCGGTGGAGGCACCTACGGTTTCCATGTCGATGGCGCGGTGATGAACCTGGCCAACGGCGAGCAGCTGCGCTCGGACATCTCCTGCACCCTGTTCCTGTCCGATCCGGACGAGTACGAGGGCGGCGAGCTGATCATCAGCGATACCTACGGCGAGCATGAAGTGAAGCTGCCGGCTGGCGACCTGATCGTGTATCCGTCCAGCAGCCTGCACCAAGTGCGGCCGGTGACCCGAGGTGCGCGCGTGGCCTCGTTCTTCTGGGTGCAGAGCATGATCCGCGACGACGTGCAGCGGCGCCTGCTGTGGGAGATGGACAGCTCGATCGAACGCCTGCGGCAGACTGGCGGCGACACCGAAGCGGTGCTGCAGCTGACCGGCGTGTACCACAACCTGCTGCGGCGCTGGAGCGAAGTCTGA
- a CDS encoding DUF4198 domain-containing protein → MKRTLVLAAALAAALPFSALAHKAWLLPSQTVIAGSAPWITVDGAVSNDLFYFNHVPLRLESVVITAPDGSTVQPQNAATGKYRSVFDLELKQAGTYRIASVNDGLFATYEQNGERKRWRGTAATFGELPKDAKKLEVSQSVGRVETFVTNGAPNDTALKPTNRGIELVAVGHPNDLFAGEEATFRVLVDGKPAAGLEFEIVRGATRYRNAQDELKVTSDAKGEIKVTWPEAGMYWLETGTEDNKTSVKQAAKRRLSYVATLEVLPQ, encoded by the coding sequence ATGAAGCGCACGCTCGTCCTCGCCGCCGCCCTGGCCGCTGCCCTTCCCTTCTCCGCCCTGGCCCACAAGGCCTGGCTGCTGCCCTCGCAGACCGTGATCGCCGGCAGCGCGCCGTGGATCACTGTCGACGGTGCGGTCTCCAACGACCTGTTCTACTTCAACCACGTGCCGCTGCGCCTGGAGTCGGTGGTGATCACCGCGCCGGACGGCAGCACCGTGCAGCCGCAGAACGCGGCCACCGGCAAGTACCGCAGCGTGTTCGACCTCGAACTGAAGCAGGCGGGCACCTACCGCATCGCCTCAGTCAACGACGGCCTGTTCGCCACCTACGAACAGAACGGCGAGCGCAAGCGCTGGCGCGGTACCGCCGCCACCTTCGGCGAACTGCCCAAGGACGCAAAGAAGCTGGAAGTGAGCCAGTCGGTGGGCCGCGTGGAGACCTTCGTCACCAACGGTGCGCCGAACGACACCGCGCTGAAGCCCACCAACCGTGGCATCGAGCTGGTCGCCGTCGGCCACCCGAACGACCTGTTCGCCGGCGAGGAAGCCACCTTCCGCGTGCTGGTCGACGGCAAGCCGGCCGCCGGCCTGGAATTCGAGATCGTGCGTGGCGCCACCCGCTACCGCAACGCGCAGGACGAACTGAAGGTCACCAGCGATGCCAAGGGCGAGATCAAGGTGACCTGGCCGGAAGCTGGCATGTACTGGCTGGAAACCGGCACCGAGGACAACAAGACCTCGGTGAAGCAAGCCGCCAAGCGCCGCCTGAGCTACGTGGCCACGCTGGAAGTGCTGCCGCAGTAA
- a CDS encoding DUF2271 domain-containing protein: MRVTLTIALSGLLATSPAYATTLDINVEVPKLNVAEYHRPYVAVWLEGADQKVAANLSVWYQQTSNSEGHGTKWLPDLRQWWRKSGRTLQVPVDGVTGPTRPAGKHALSFNDRQPALKQLAPGNYTLVVEAVREVGGRELLKIPFTWPATAAQNGKAQGATELGQVTLAVKP, encoded by the coding sequence ATGCGCGTCACCCTCACCATCGCCCTCAGCGGCCTGCTGGCCACCTCGCCGGCCTATGCCACCACCCTCGACATCAACGTCGAAGTGCCCAAGCTCAACGTGGCCGAATACCACCGCCCGTATGTGGCCGTGTGGCTGGAAGGCGCCGACCAGAAAGTCGCGGCCAACCTGTCGGTCTGGTACCAGCAGACCAGCAACAGTGAAGGCCATGGCACCAAGTGGCTGCCCGACCTGCGCCAGTGGTGGCGCAAGAGCGGCCGCACCCTGCAGGTGCCGGTGGACGGCGTGACCGGCCCGACCCGCCCGGCCGGCAAGCACGCGCTGTCGTTCAACGACAGGCAGCCGGCGCTGAAGCAGCTGGCCCCGGGCAACTACACCCTGGTGGTGGAAGCGGTGCGCGAAGTCGGCGGCCGTGAACTGCTGAAGATTCCCTTCACCTGGCCGGCCACCGCCGCACAGAACGGCAAGGCGCAGGGCGCCACCGAACTGGGCCAGGTCACCCTCGCCGTCAAACCCTGA
- a CDS encoding tetratricopeptide repeat protein has product MATLTPIDSDALAELLQHDPAAAFVHIRDAAQAGQVDAQLLLAQMHMEGKGTAQDASAALLWYETAANNGVPMAMNMLGRCHELGQGTAPDPALAAVWYRRAADTGLDWGLYNLANLLATGRGVPLDRAQALALYTRAAHLGHAKSMNLLARHLEDGLEIERDPQAALDWYRRAAETGDFRGQANYASILLQAGQVDQAVHWLRLALAHGSPAFMAHIVPELAASPHPQVRALVAPPSH; this is encoded by the coding sequence ATGGCGACCCTTACCCCCATCGACAGCGACGCCCTGGCCGAACTGCTGCAGCACGACCCGGCAGCCGCGTTCGTGCACATCCGCGATGCCGCGCAGGCCGGCCAGGTCGATGCACAACTGCTGCTCGCGCAGATGCACATGGAAGGCAAAGGCACCGCGCAGGATGCCTCTGCCGCGCTGCTCTGGTACGAAACCGCCGCCAACAACGGCGTGCCGATGGCGATGAACATGCTCGGCCGCTGCCATGAGCTGGGCCAGGGCACTGCGCCCGACCCGGCGCTGGCGGCCGTCTGGTACCGCCGCGCGGCCGACACCGGGCTGGACTGGGGCCTGTACAACCTGGCCAACCTGCTGGCCACCGGCCGCGGCGTGCCGCTGGACCGCGCGCAGGCGCTGGCGCTGTACACGCGCGCCGCGCACCTGGGCCACGCCAAATCGATGAACCTGCTGGCCCGCCATCTCGAGGACGGCCTGGAGATCGAGCGCGATCCACAGGCCGCGCTGGACTGGTACCGGCGCGCCGCCGAGACCGGCGATTTCCGCGGCCAGGCCAACTACGCCTCGATCCTGCTGCAGGCCGGCCAGGTCGATCAGGCCGTGCACTGGCTGCGGCTGGCGCTGGCCCACGGCAGCCCGGCGTTCATGGCCCACATCGTGCCGGAGCTGGCAGCGTCCCCGCATCCGCAGGTGCGCGCCCTGGTCGCACCGCCGTCCCACTGA
- a CDS encoding FAD:protein FMN transferase, translated as MTDPQLDIARLGGTTMGTTWSVSLVAPRQRDLHPLHAGIQARLDEVVAQMSTWEPGSDLSRYNRANAGQWCVLPAETRQVLACAQAIAAASDGAFDPTVGPLVALWGFGAHAGERRQPNDATLQATRDRCGWQHLQWQDDALLQPGGLELDLSAIAKGFGVDHVAAWLRDQGIAAALIEVGGELAGYGRKPDGHPWRVLVESAPEEDAHTETPPRVLALEDKAVATSGDRWHQYQADGEAYSHSLDPRSGRPVRQVAAAVTVVADDAMHADAWATALTVLGREHGMALAEREGLAARYLHRAADGPHEFLSSAFQRLLDEQDA; from the coding sequence ATGACCGATCCCCAGCTCGACATCGCCCGCCTCGGTGGCACCACCATGGGCACCACCTGGAGCGTGTCGCTGGTCGCGCCGCGCCAGCGCGACCTGCACCCGCTGCATGCCGGCATCCAGGCGCGGCTGGACGAGGTGGTCGCGCAGATGAGCACCTGGGAGCCCGGCTCGGACCTGAGCCGCTACAACCGCGCCAACGCTGGCCAATGGTGCGTGCTGCCGGCTGAGACCCGCCAGGTGCTGGCCTGCGCACAGGCCATCGCCGCCGCCAGCGATGGTGCATTCGATCCCACCGTCGGCCCGTTGGTGGCACTGTGGGGTTTCGGTGCACATGCTGGCGAACGCCGCCAGCCCAACGACGCTACCCTGCAGGCCACGCGTGATCGCTGCGGTTGGCAGCACCTGCAGTGGCAGGACGATGCGCTGCTGCAACCGGGTGGACTGGAACTGGATCTCTCTGCGATCGCCAAGGGCTTCGGCGTCGATCACGTGGCCGCCTGGCTGCGCGATCAGGGCATCGCTGCTGCACTGATCGAGGTCGGTGGCGAACTGGCCGGCTACGGCCGCAAGCCCGACGGCCACCCCTGGCGCGTACTGGTGGAATCCGCACCGGAAGAAGACGCGCACACCGAAACACCACCGCGGGTGCTGGCGCTGGAGGACAAGGCGGTGGCCACCTCCGGTGATCGCTGGCACCAGTACCAGGCCGATGGCGAGGCTTACAGTCACAGCCTGGACCCGCGCTCTGGCAGACCGGTGCGCCAGGTTGCAGCGGCAGTGACGGTGGTCGCCGACGACGCGATGCATGCTGATGCCTGGGCCACCGCACTGACCGTACTAGGCCGCGAGCACGGCATGGCGCTGGCCGAACGCGAAGGACTGGCCGCACGCTACCTGCATCGCGCAGCGGATGGCCCGCACGAATTTCTCAGCAGCGCCTTCCAGCGCCTGCTCGACGAGCAGGACGCATGA
- a CDS encoding PepSY-associated TM helix domain-containing protein, with translation MSRPASSTVQQQQSRGFWLRTLHQWHWISSAVCLIGMLLFAVTGLTLNHAAKIEAKPQVQNQHLELPADLLGQLGTREDGNAPIPRPVRQWLDTQLGIAIGGRPAEWSAEEIYLSLPRPGGDAWLSIDRETGAVEYESTSRGVVSYLNDLHKGRNAGPAWGWFLDVFAVACLVFCITGLFLLHLHARQRRMTWPLVGLGLMIPLLIALLLIH, from the coding sequence GTGAGCCGTCCTGCCTCTTCCACCGTGCAGCAGCAACAAAGCCGTGGCTTCTGGCTGCGGACGCTGCACCAGTGGCACTGGATCAGTTCGGCAGTGTGCCTGATCGGCATGCTGCTGTTCGCGGTGACCGGCCTGACCCTCAACCACGCGGCGAAGATCGAGGCCAAGCCCCAGGTGCAGAACCAGCACCTGGAACTGCCAGCCGATCTGCTCGGCCAGCTGGGCACGCGCGAAGACGGCAATGCGCCGATCCCGCGACCTGTCCGGCAATGGCTGGACACGCAGCTGGGCATCGCCATCGGCGGCCGCCCGGCCGAGTGGTCGGCCGAGGAGATCTATCTGTCGCTGCCACGCCCCGGCGGCGACGCCTGGCTGAGCATCGATCGCGAGACCGGCGCGGTGGAGTACGAATCAACCTCGCGCGGCGTCGTGTCCTACCTCAACGACCTGCACAAGGGCCGCAACGCCGGACCGGCATGGGGCTGGTTTCTGGACGTGTTCGCCGTGGCCTGCCTGGTGTTCTGCATCACCGGCCTGTTCCTGCTGCACCTGCATGCGCGGCAGCGGCGCATGACCTGGCCGCTGGTCGGCCTCGGTCTGATGATCCCGCTGCTGATCGCCCTGCTGCTGATCCACTGA